A single Pirellulaceae bacterium DNA region contains:
- the tssK gene encoding type VI secretion system baseplate subunit TssK → MRNPAVNWFEGMFLRPHHFQAADRYWNELLATQVNFGGAYGYGVFHVNLSTKALSNGILEFTGLRARWHSGTVVSQEDNHVERIALAERLTSVGAQPVMVYLAIPMIQEGQPNLTRTAGGMCRYVEFPRQCDEEAEGGNRQEVSLKKVNYRVLLAHEELTGFEVIPLTRIVKVHAEEGGLAIDADYFPPVLTIQSWPQLAGVMRAIFDLIGSRLQVLSEIIKDKNISLSSQAQGDAEKMLLIQVLNQAYGELNCLAFAAGVHPLVAYTALCKIVGMCTIFGDRIGLDNVPRYDHDDLATIFRWAHDQIRKLIYAVKEDDYEQRYFVGSGTGMMVQLEPDWFGLEWDWYFGVDPINVSKDECVELLANLVDWRLGSADQVEQYMVNRQPGVKLKPVPQAPRALPSRGNWVYYQIRRDGHPWQHVQSTQTMAMRVKTQQVANLDSLEGTRRLRLSVGSKMYSLEFAIFAVRKRI, encoded by the coding sequence ATGCGCAACCCGGCAGTGAATTGGTTCGAGGGAATGTTCCTTCGCCCACACCATTTTCAAGCGGCCGACCGCTACTGGAACGAACTGTTGGCAACACAGGTCAACTTTGGTGGTGCCTACGGATATGGCGTGTTTCATGTCAATCTGTCGACCAAAGCTTTGTCAAACGGAATTTTGGAGTTCACGGGACTGCGAGCGCGGTGGCACAGCGGTACGGTCGTTTCTCAGGAAGACAACCATGTTGAACGCATTGCGCTCGCGGAACGTTTGACTTCTGTCGGGGCGCAGCCGGTAATGGTTTATCTAGCGATTCCTATGATCCAAGAGGGGCAGCCCAATCTAACGCGAACCGCCGGCGGAATGTGTCGCTACGTGGAGTTTCCACGGCAATGCGATGAAGAAGCAGAAGGCGGCAATCGACAGGAAGTCTCATTAAAAAAGGTCAACTATCGCGTGTTGCTGGCCCATGAGGAGCTGACGGGGTTTGAAGTTATTCCACTGACGCGGATCGTGAAGGTGCACGCTGAAGAGGGTGGCTTGGCCATTGATGCTGATTACTTTCCGCCTGTGCTGACGATTCAGTCGTGGCCGCAATTGGCCGGTGTGATGAGGGCGATCTTCGATCTGATTGGCAGCCGGCTACAAGTGCTGAGCGAGATCATCAAAGACAAAAATATTTCGCTGTCGAGCCAGGCGCAAGGTGACGCCGAAAAGATGCTGTTGATTCAGGTGTTGAATCAAGCTTATGGCGAGCTTAATTGCCTAGCATTTGCTGCCGGTGTACATCCCTTGGTAGCCTACACCGCTTTGTGCAAAATCGTGGGGATGTGCACGATTTTTGGCGACCGGATTGGCCTTGATAACGTGCCTAGATATGACCACGACGATTTGGCGACGATTTTTCGCTGGGCTCACGACCAAATCCGCAAATTGATCTATGCCGTCAAAGAAGACGATTACGAGCAACGGTATTTTGTGGGTTCTGGAACGGGCATGATGGTTCAACTGGAGCCAGATTGGTTTGGCCTGGAGTGGGATTGGTATTTTGGAGTTGATCCGATCAATGTAAGTAAGGACGAATGTGTCGAGCTGTTAGCAAACTTGGTCGACTGGCGATTGGGCAGTGCCGACCAGGTTGAGCAGTACATGGTCAATCGTCAACCGGGAGTGAAGCTCAAGCCGGTTCCGCAGGCCCCGCGCGCCTTGCCCAGTCGAGGTAATTGGGTCTATTACCAGATTCGTCGCGATGGCCACCCCTGGCAGCATGTACAGTCCACGCAAACGATGGCCATGCGAGTTAAGACTCAGCAAGTCGCCAATTTGGATTCACTGGAGGGTACGCGCCGATTGCGGCTTTCGGTAGGCTCGAAGATGTATAGTCTGGAGTTTGCTATTTTTGCAGTGCGCAAACGCATTTGA